In Citrus sinensis cultivar Valencia sweet orange chromosome 3, DVS_A1.0, whole genome shotgun sequence, the sequence ttagCGGTCCCTGTTCGGTGGAGTCACTACTTATGATCACttaaaccaaaaccaaaatgaTCAAATACCGATCGCTAGCTTCCATGCATATTAAATAGATTCCATTACTTGGTGTAACAAGAATTGGATACTTATCACTTtctcattattaataattgatagACCATTCATTGGCTTTCAccaaaatctaattttcaaCTTAACCAGATTCAAttgcatatacatatattaatatatatatatatagacactaGATAGCAttcaactgattttttttttttttttaattttttcatttacgTAAACTCTCCACGCAGTGGTTCCTCTAGCGAGGTGGTGGTGGTTAGCTATTGTCTCATATGGGCCTTCGTGATTGGACAAAACGGGTCGCTTTTAGAGTTGGTAAATGCAAGTGGTCCCaccttttttcatttatcaGGGGCCCATTTGGACTGCATTTAGGCCCAACTGCTCCTCACGTGGGCGGTATACTGGCATTCCAAAATTTGCACTGCATGCTTCTTCAGCTGGCTTGCATATATTTTTCACTCTCGAGTAAAAAAAACCCGTGCGTTGCGTTGTCTTGTTTATTGTCTAATGCGTATTCCTTGCAGGGTAAAACGacagtaaaatttatagagaCATTTTAAATGTAGGTTGAAGATTGGATGGTATATAATaagatttcttcttctttattattattattattattattattattactatactaaacaaataaattgagtATCTTGTGATAACAGCATTAAAACTAATCATTTTCACGAAAATAATGACGCGGCATAAAATAGTAATTGTAGCCCATCGAAGACCCGATACTGTATTTCACAATGCATAATTCCACTGAGAAAAGAGTGAAAATTAAGCagattaatttgaatttaaaccTCAACATCCATGATTACTACCATGATGGCGGGTTTGACCAAAGGTGCTTTTATGCTTGGAGTCAAGAGCAAGGCAAAAGCCACCATCCATATATCATCATTAATCTacatcatatttttaaaaatgacattccatatttgttatttttgtcacCATTGTCCAATACatgaaaactaaaatataaaaagcaaaatcaaattatagaGCTTCAGCTTCGTAGATTTGTCGATTTTAAGTACGTAGTCCATTgtgaaaacaaacaaattttggtttatttttcagaGTCATTTACGTTTTTAGCCTTCATATTTTTCAGAGTCGTACGCGCATACGCATGGTAAATGATAATAAGGAATCTGGGACTTGCAGCCGACAGCGCCCATAATCTCTCGCGCACTATCTCAACGAAAAAAGTACACCCAACAACAACTCCTCCTCAACAGAGAGacagaaagagagagaggaagaggGCAgccatttattttatcaacattttccaaatattGGCTACTGACTCTGACGATGATGGTTAAGCGTGAAGCCTCTGCAGGCGTCAGTCACACACAAAGACAGAgctgaaataaattattaagaaaaaggCTAAAGAAGTGACGTAGCAATTGCAGTGGAATTCACAattcagcagcagcagcagagaCTTTTCTTCATCACGAAGGCACAGGGCTCTCTCTATTTCTTTACTCTGTTTCATTCATTCAAGATGGGCCCATCAAAAACACAAAACCCACCCGTCACGTATTCTCCTCTCCCATTTCCATTTCCACTTCCACTTCCACAGTCAGACAACAACAGTATTGTAAAAAgttctgtctctctctctctctctctctctctgcccGCCCGTTTGAGAATTTGCttcttcaaaataataataataatgggtCGGTGCTAGATAACGATTTCGGGGTCTCTTTTTTGGCTGTCAAAAGATACCCACTTTGATAAAAGTCCTTGTTTtcgcttttcttttttccttggtttttttttttcattttttggtgAGCAACATCTTTGACAATTgacattgaagaaaaaaaaaactaaacttGGTTCTTGAGTGTTGCTGATACGACGTTGAAGGAGAGGTTTTCAATTAGTACCCgacaaaaaaaatagaagaaaaaaaaaaaagcaaataatccaatccaatttaGTTTTTTCGGAATTTTCTATGTGGCCTTTCACAAAATCAAGATTGGCAAGGCTTGAATGTGGTTCAAAGACATCCTCGTCAGTCATCAAGTTGATCCTTGTTTAGTCTTTGTTCATGGTTAAAAGGCTTGAAGGTGAATTTTTTGAGCTATGATATGTAGTTGTGAGTTCTgatgatgaaaaataattggtCTTTCGTTGAAGGGACgatcaaattatcaaaaagcCTTTTGCTGGTGAGAGGTTTGAGGCAAAAGCAGGTTTTGATACCTTGCCATCCAATGAAAGCTTGTTAAGCTTTCGCTTTACCCTGCGTGGTGATTGGAAATTCGaatattatttgatagttAACATCTATCTGCAGTTACTTTTGCTATTCTTCTTGACCATTCCGAGTAACTTAAggtatgtattatttttttatttccaaaataattagttTCAGAACAGATGGGGTTGGGAATTGTATGAACAAAATTTAAGCACTTTGATAAGTTGGAAAACAGATCATTTTTAAGGCAATGCAAATATGATGATGTACGAAGTGGATGTGTCGTGTATCGCATTCTATTCTGGTGTTGATTGTTCTGTGGTGATCTCGTGTTGTTAGCATGTTTTCATGTTTCCAGTAATTCTGCTTATATTTTACTTACCCCTCTAGATTCTGAAATGATTATACCTGTTGGCGATTCAGCTTGAATGAGAACTCTTTAGTGAACATGCATCCTGTCACCTCGTGGGAGCTTATGTAAAATAGCTGAACTAGAAAACCATACTTGTAACCGCAATAGTTTACATCTTCTGTGTTTCTTTGCATGCGgttcatttttctcttatttttatgatCTGATGCTGTCATTTCAGAACCATCAAACGTCCTCTAGTATGGtcagaaaatatttttcattgaaCTTTAATGATTCTCTTGCTTTGTATGCATGCGTGTGAATGAGCGAAGGAGAAAGGGAGGGGGTGGGCTGCATCATCGCATTATTAAAACTGCATCCTTTCATCCTTTTGAGTTGTTTGCAGTCTCATGTGAATTATCTTGTCCTTCTCTACATCAAATCAGTGATCATTGATGAGGAGGAAGCCTTTTGGATCTTTCAGTTCTTGCGTTAGAAGCGGTATTCTGTGTGAACTGTTTCGTCGGATTTTCTTTATCTAGGGAAAGAATTTGGTGAGGAGAGCATAATTACTTCAAAGAATCATTCTGATCATTATGGGGAAAAAATCACAGAGACGCTCTGTGCGATATGAGAAAGATCAGTTAGGCTGTATGTGGGGCTTCATAAGCATTTTCGACTTCCGTCATGGTCGATTTACTCAGAAAATGCTTTCAGATAGGAGGCGTACTGGCAAACTTGCATCTGGTAAGAACTCTGTCTAAGATCAACAagatttgaaagattattgcCCTCTCAAAAGCAGATGCCAAGTCTCTTTAAGTGCAGAGAGATAGTAGTAATAACATGCAGGAATTTTTCGGCTACTTGTTGCTACTTAATCTTCTCTAAATTGATGTCAgttatggaaaaaaattatccatATATATGTGGAGTGTTTTTTAGTCATTAATGACAGACAATAGGTTGTGATTAATCAAGTTAATCAAATAGTATTTTCACTCTTATTTGTTGAATCCCTCTTGCAGGTGCTCGAGTTCCAATCAATAAGCTTGACATGTTGACTTGGATTGACAATAATGAAGGAACCTTTGTAAGTATTTTCGATTTACACAAATTTAAGTGTTTCTTTTGctccttttattttctaaatgcTTATTGCATTACTACTGGGTGAACTGTTTTGATGTCAATTGACACTATTTTATGTGTTTCAGGATGGTGAAGAGAGTAGAAATGCGGCAGCTAATGCTGGTAAGCCAAGTGTGAAGAAACTCATGGACGAAGAGATGATCAATGAGCAAGACACCCAGAACAAGATAAACAATGCTGAAGCAGAACCAAAGAATTCTCATTTGGAACAGGGAAGCCCTAGAAAGAAGGCAAGCAAAAGAATGAGAAAAACTCGGAAGAAAAGCTGTGATAGCATCAATGATTTAGATGCCTCTGAAAGTTTAAGTGCCGAACAGCCCTTTCATGAGAAATCGGAGCATCAACATACAAGTAGCCTTGATATAGACAAGGTAATGGAAGAGTTCTGCCACCAGATCCATCAGAAAAGTATAAGTTATATGAATCATGAACAGCCAGGTGAACTTCACAGGCGATTACACCAGAAGAATCctgattttgaagaaaaattgagGGAAGCTATCAAGTTGTTAATAAGTCAGAAGCTCGTTAAAGGTAAACAGCATTCAGAAGATGGGCCAATCCACCTCTCCAAAGAGCTTATGGATGCTCTTCAGATTTTGGGTTCGGATGGTGAAATGTTTGTGAAATATCTACAAGACCCAAATTCACTGTTGGTCAAATGCGTTCAAAACTTTCCAGATGCACAATTGGACAAAGACGAGGACTCCACTTCACTCGCAGGATCCACTTTGTCAGAGCAGGAGATGGGTAATAATAGACAATCTGATGAGCTTGTCAATCATAAACAGAGAAGGTTTTTCAGGAGAAAGGTCAAGTCTCAGGAAAGACGCCCACCAAATGGAGAAAAGAGACCTCAAGATTCAAATAGGATTGTTATTTTGAAGCCTGGACCAACAGGCTTCCAAAACTCTGGAGCTGAGAGCACTGTTGGCTCATCACCAGAATCTCATTATGTCCTCGGAAATAATGGGCCGAATGAGAGAATTGGTTCCCACTTCTTTCTcacagaaattaaaagaaagttGAAATATGCAATGGGAAAAGAGCAGCATAGTAGTCAAAAAGGGGATTCTTATGAGTGTCAAAAGCTGGGAGATAGAGACAGAGGCATTAAGGAGAATGCTGGAATAAACTCTCCAACTAAAGACCatttctttattgaaaaaattgcTAGACCTGTTGGTGTTAAAAATGTGGACAAGACTGGCAAGCTAAAGGACAGTGAATTAGGTTCAGGACACAGAAGTGCTGATTTACCTAAGCAAAGGGTATCTAGTATCTATATTGAGGCCAAAAAACATCTCTCTGAGATGCTAGGCACTGGGGATGAAATTCTTGATTCTTCTAGCAGATATGTTCCGAAAACCCTTGGAAGAATTCTCTCTCTTCCTGAATACAACTACTCTCCTGTTGGCAGCCCGGGAAGAAACTGGGAGGATGGCTTTGTAACTGCACAGATGAGATTTGTTAACTCAGACAAGTATCAGAAGGTGAATGACAACTCATCATCTCTGAACCAAGAGAGCCCGAGCTGTCATCTAGGTCAAACAACAAAAAGTTTGGAGACTCAGCCATGCATTTCTGATGACAACTCTGACTATAAAATAGAAACCCCTACCTTCAATTCAACTATCGTGGTTGAGCAGATTCATGATAATGAAGTGAAAGAAACCTCTTGCTCTGATGGAGATGACAGGAACTCTATAGGTATGGTGTAGtcaattaaacaatttatGGTAACAAGCATATTGATATATCCTTATCCCTGTGTTCAAATTCTTTATTACTTAGCCTTCCATAAAATATCTGCAGGAGAGatggaaattataaaaacaaatgaaattgtAGTCCTGGAGGAGAGCAATGTCTTGGATGCTTCCTGCCAACCAACCTGTGCTTCCAGTATTAAAGACAATGACCATAACAGTGATGAGTCTGAAATATGTAATGAACAAAATTGCAGACGTATAAAAGAGGTAACATCACATTAGGGTACATGTATGTTGTTCTGCCCCATTGTTTATCTCTTTTCATCTTGTGGATCATTTTCTTCTGCTTCCAGGAGCTGGAGTCATCTGAAGATAACCAACTCCCTTCTTCTCCATTAGCATCTCCATCAAACTCTTCGACCACCAAGAAGGTTGACGATCAAGAGACAGCTATTGACGTATTAGAGCGCCCAAGTCCTGTTTCTGTTCTTGAGCCGCTATATATTGAGGATGATGTTAGCCCTGCAAGCACCAGATCCCTTGCTGGTAGGGTTTATATGAAgtgtttaatatatttttatccaataCTTATTGCTGAGTTTATTTTGACACTACTTTTGGGTTGATTTGTTAATTCACTTACAAATCTTCAGGTGATATACCGATGGAACCACACCGAATTCAATTTGAAGAACATGCCTCTTCTGCTGTAGTTCCAAGCATCCAAATGAAAAGTTCCGTGGACAAAGAATCAGTTTTTGAGTATGTAAAGACTGTGGTACAAGCCTCTGACTTGAATTGGGATGAAGTTTGTATGAAATCACTTTCTACAGACCAGCTTCTAGACCCCTCATTGTTTGAAGAGATAGACTTCTTACCCAACCAGCTCTGTTATGAACAGAAACTCCTGTTTGATCTTGTTAATGAAGTTCTCATGGAGATTTGTGGGCACTATTTTGGTTGCTCACCTTGGGTATCATTTGTTAAACCCTACATCCGGCCTGTCCCGGACAAAAAAAACTCCCTTTGTGAGGTTTGGGAAGGAGTCCTATGGCATCTCATCCCACTGCCACTGCCTCATACACTAGACCAGACTGTCAGAAAAGACATGGCTAAATCTGGAACGTGGATGGACCTTCGATTTGATACTGATAGTACTTGTATTGAGATGGGGGATGCTATTCTTGAAGAATTGATGGAAGACATCATATTAAGCTGTGTAAATGAAAGTCCTGAAGGAGGATGTCCATCGGTTCTGGCTGAGTTGAAGGAAAGCGAAGGCAGCACCAACTCAGAAGATGGATGTCCACTGCTTCCAGCTGACTTGAAGGAAAACAACATCAACATCTAATTGTAAATCAGAATTCTGCTTTTTGTTCATGCCAATAAATTGCGAACTACCTTGCATTGGGGTACTCTCTTGAGCATCAGGTGGAGAGCAATGGCTGTGCATCAGCTCAGAGGCGGCTCATTTAGTGCTCTTGCAGTGTGATCTGGGGATCAATTTGACACCTGACTTTGCCACTGAAATCATGTAGATATACATAATCTTGTTTGTCATTTAACCATACCTGGGAGCCTTCTTTTGCACAAATCGTTAGTTGAAGGATCTCTCATGAGCAAAGAGTAACTCTGCATTGCAAGTGCTTCTTGCACCAAAAACGCTTGGTTTTCACTGCTGACGTTTCCAGAGTCGACAGAGTCAAGGCAACAACTTGCATTTCGctcaataatcaataaaagtcCACCTATTTTATAACTTACAGAATTTGTGTGTTGATTTAGTTGAGGGTTTGTTTTCAGTTGGTTTGATTCCATTAATTAATCGTTCatgtttttagttttagtttcttttgtttctctgATGCATTTACAAAGTTTGGAGTGTGGCGAGTTTTTTGATGTATTTCATAGGAAACGGATATCACCTTGTGTTAATATATACAATAAAAAGCTGCTGGGTGTTGAACATCGGATTATTGAGAACTAATGCAGAGAAAATAGGTTTATTGTTCCCTTTTGTTTTCCTCAAACTTGGAATACACTACTTCGGACGATGGGATGATGGTTGCATATGAACAGAAGAATAATCACCGTCTTACAACAAAGAACTACGCCTGATATGATACAGATTTAAAAGAGTAACACagaacattaattaataaaaaagatttcctCCGAAAATGAATCATCAGCTGGGAACAAATTGGAAAATAATCAAGAGAATTATATCACCATCTATCATAAAAGGAAATCCTGTCTGTGTAGACTCAGTTTTATCAAGCATCAGACCTGGGGTCAGtatcaaattcaataataacaCACAATTCCATAAATTAAGTCTTGAAGATGTGACGAGTTATTTCTGTTTCTTCAATGCTTGTAAGGATGAAGTTGGTGGAGCTGGTCTTCTCTTTGCAAATGTACTAGTTCTGCTTTCCGAATCTTCagcttcatcttcatcattgtCACCATGGCCATCTCTAATAGAGGGAGTGGACTCCTCAGCAGTTTTGGcagcatttctttttccagCATTCAAGCTGACCTGCAACTTTCTTTCAACAGGATCATTTGAGGGTCCAATTTTTGATTGGCGTGAAACTTTTGCACCAAGTCCAAGCCTACGACAGCATGAGGAAAGTTATTCCCAACATCCTACgatgacaaaataaatttatagtcAGGTTAGGATGAATATACTGACCTAGAAGGCCTGGCCTCTGGTTCTATTTCGGTTGGTTCATCCTCTGCAGCTTTGGTCATATTATCAACCCATTGTTCAGCCTGCACACCCGCCAACAACGTCAAATACAACAAAAAGGATCAAGGTTCAGCATAAGCAAGCGCGGACACTTTTTCTGTTGCTCTATGCATGTATACGTCTGCccaattgatgaaaatttgtCCATGCATTTCGAAGTTTGGGGAGtatgcaaatattttatactacCTTTTGTACAATAACTGTTTCCACAGTTTGAAGGAAAGGGCGGCGATCACTGAATAAATTGGGTCAAATCAATCTCCACAAGTTCAGAGCCCACAAAGGAGTAAGGAGTAAAACAACTGACAGCCATGTTCATTATTCAATATCATGCAATACAAACTTACCAATTTCAATGCTTTATCCAACTTGAAAATTTGGGGAGGCCCGGTTTTCTGTTGCATCTCGGTGCTCATAAGTACTTGCCAAACCAATGCACTTTATGACTTCAACGACAACTCTTCCCCTGCCCCAGCGAGAAACAAAAACTTTCTCACAGTCAATTTTACAAACACTTTCCGTGCAAACCCATCTAAAATAACCCCGGGTTACTGCCCCTTTAGCAAAGCCAATAATAAAAGCTCACCACTGGCACGGACTACCGAAGGAATCTTGAAATGGCAAAGTTACAAAAGATAAACAAACAGTAATGAAATCAATAAATGTCATGATTGAATTCTAATTTATGGCACTGACACTGATCAT encodes:
- the LOC102626559 gene encoding uncharacterized protein LOC102626559, with amino-acid sequence MGKKSQRRSVRYEKDQLGCMWGFISIFDFRHGRFTQKMLSDRRRTGKLASGARVPINKLDMLTWIDNNEGTFDGEESRNAAANAGKPSVKKLMDEEMINEQDTQNKINNAEAEPKNSHLEQGSPRKKASKRMRKTRKKSCDSINDLDASESLSAEQPFHEKSEHQHTSSLDIDKVMEEFCHQIHQKSISYMNHEQPGELHRRLHQKNPDFEEKLREAIKLLISQKLVKGKQHSEDGPIHLSKELMDALQILGSDGEMFVKYLQDPNSLLVKCVQNFPDAQLDKDEDSTSLAGSTLSEQEMGNNRQSDELVNHKQRRFFRRKVKSQERRPPNGEKRPQDSNRIVILKPGPTGFQNSGAESTVGSSPESHYVLGNNGPNERIGSHFFLTEIKRKLKYAMGKEQHSSQKGDSYECQKLGDRDRGIKENAGINSPTKDHFFIEKIARPVGVKNVDKTGKLKDSELGSGHRSADLPKQRVSSIYIEAKKHLSEMLGTGDEILDSSSRYVPKTLGRILSLPEYNYSPVGSPGRNWEDGFVTAQMRFVNSDKYQKVNDNSSSLNQESPSCHLGQTTKSLETQPCISDDNSDYKIETPTFNSTIVVEQIHDNEVKETSCSDGDDRNSIGEMEIIKTNEIVVLEESNVLDASCQPTCASSIKDNDHNSDESEICNEQNCRRIKEELESSEDNQLPSSPLASPSNSSTTKKVDDQETAIDVLERPSPVSVLEPLYIEDDVSPASTRSLAGDIPMEPHRIQFEEHASSAVVPSIQMKSSVDKESVFEYVKTVVQASDLNWDEVCMKSLSTDQLLDPSLFEEIDFLPNQLCYEQKLLFDLVNEVLMEICGHYFGCSPWVSFVKPYIRPVPDKKNSLCEVWEGVLWHLIPLPLPHTLDQTVRKDMAKSGTWMDLRFDTDSTCIEMGDAILEELMEDIILSCVNESPEGGCPSVLAELKESEGSTNSEDGCPLLPADLKENNINI
- the LOC102626074 gene encoding uncharacterized protein LOC102626074, which codes for MSTEMQQKTGPPQIFKLDKALKLAEQWVDNMTKAAEDEPTEIEPEARPSRLGLGAKVSRQSKIGPSNDPVERKLQVSLNAGKRNAAKTAEESTPSIRDGHGDNDEDEAEDSESRTSTFAKRRPAPPTSSLQALKKQK